A stretch of DNA from Bacteroidales bacterium WCE2008:
CTTCTTTAGGCTCCACTATTTCCAGAAATCATAAAAATTATACCACTGGTCCGGATATTTCCGGGCTATCTTTTCAAGCGAAGCGGCATAGCTGTCGGCAAGGAACTGGATCTTATTCTCCTTTCCCGTGTATTCCGGGAGAGCCTCCACATAGACCTTGTACCTTGACATCCCGGTCTTGAGGGAATACGCAGCTATCACGGGGATTTCCCTTACGGCCGCAAGCTTGAACGGCCCCAGAGGGAATCTGGCGTTCTCTCCCATGAAAGGACATGATATCGTCCTTCCGGAATCCGTCGAACGGTCTCCGCTGATGCTTACGATCTCCCCGCGGGAAAGAGCGTCGTTCATCAGGAAAATATGGGACATGTCCCCGGATATCGGGAGGACCTTCACGTTAGTGCGTCCGAAGACCTTGGAACGGTTGCTTTTGATCGTATCCGTCTCGCCTCCGAAGACGAGAGCGTTGACCGTCTTTCCGCTGCTGAGGGTATATCCTACCATCTCGAAGTTGCCGACATGGGCCGTAAGCATGATGAAGCCGGATTCCTTCGCGCAGAGTCCGTCGAAGATGTCCCGTCCTTCCACTTCTACCTTGAAGTTCTTGCCCCCATATGCGGCAAACCTGTCAAGCACTACCATTCCCAGCTCGAATTCGTTCTTATAGACGTGCAGGAAAGAGCTTACAGGCCCCTTGCCTATACGCTTCCGGAAGAACCTGTAGGAGGCTCCGAATCCCGGAGCGAACATCATGTAGAAAGGGATCACAAGGCCCATAAGTCCGTACAGAAGCCATAGCGGGAACACCCTGAACAAAGCGATCAGAGATCGCTGCATCCAAGGAGTTCCGTCAGTCTTGCCCTGCCAGGCCTTATGTCCGGTCTCAGCCAATTTTCGTCTCTATATGTTTGCAGAAATCATCGAATGTCTTGATCTCGCGGAAGTCTTCCGGCCTCATCTTGAAGCCGAAGGCCTGGTCGACATAGACAACCACGTCCACGATCTCCAGGCTGTCTATACCGAGATCTTCCTTGAGGCGGGCGTCGCCGGAGATCTTGGATCCGTCGATTTCGAGTTCTTCTGTCAGGAAACCCGTTACTGTTTCTTGAATCTCTTGAATAGTCATATTTTTATCTGATAAGTTTACATACTAGAATGCTGTGTCCCTGGCCAAGTCCGTCATGGATGGTCTCAATTTCCAGTCCGGCCTTGTTTATGATCGAGATCATATCATCGGAATGATACATCTTCGAGTTGCCGTTTGCCATAGCTGTAAAGTAAAGGCTAGTCATAGTAAGGCAGAATGATGCCGGCTCGAATCTCTGACGGTCCCAGAACGTCTCCATGATACAGAGTCTGGTCTTGTCCGTCATGATCTTGGCGGCGCGGCTGAGGATGCTGAATATCTGATCCTCGGAGAAGCAGTCAAGGAACTGGCTCATCCAGATAACATCGGCATCCAGCCCTTCAGGGAAGGCAGCCGACTGGTCCAGCATATTCATAGGGACGCCATGGATCCTGTCTGCCCCCGTGACGTCTTTCGTAGCCTCGCGCATAAGCCCGAGCTGCTGCGGAAGGTCGATTATGGTCACATTCACATCCGGATCGTATTTGACGCATTCGGTAGCCCACCGGCCGGTATTTCCGCCGACATCGATTATGTTGCGCGGCTTGAATCCGAAGACGATCTCCAGGGCGCTGTCGAATGAATGGTCAGAATAGAAATGGTCGAAGGCAAGCCAGCTCTCGCGGACTCTTTCAGGAAGGGATGACAGGCCCTCATAAAGGGTCGGCCAGTCTCCGAAATGCTTCAGGCCTTCCGGCTTACCGTTACGCAACGACTCCTCCAGCCGGTAGAATCCCTCATAGTTGACATAGTGGTTGAAGTCCATGTTGACTCTGGTAGCAGGATCATTGAGAAGGAACCATCCTGTCTTGGAAAGGCTGAATCTGTCCGTTTCTTTGTCCACCAGCACAGTTCCGATAGAAAGCGACGCTTCCAGAAGCACCTTTGCGGCATATTCCGATATTCCGGCTTTTTCCGCCACTTCAGAGATAGTCAGTCCGTTATCCCTCAGCATATCGAGAATACCGAATTCCAGCATCATTCTGCTGGCCTGGAAGACAATTGGTCCGAACGCTATATATTCTGCGAGCCGCTGGGCATACCTTGCGGAGAGATGCTCCTTTGTGTATGCTTCTTCAACATTAGGGAATAGATTCATGAGAGATTATTTTTCAAAAAGTTAACAGTCAGTTCTATAATGTCGTTTCTTTTTTTTCTGAGGAAATGCCCTTCTCCGGGGATGACATGCAGTTCGCTGTTCTTGTATATTCCGTTGAACTCCTCCGCATAACGGACCGGCACTATGATGTCGTTGGCGCCATGGATTATGCAGACAGGGCCTTCATACGCCGAAGAATTCTCATATATCGGCAAAGACCTGGCGACAGTGATGTAATCCCGGCCCAAAGTATGGAGATAGACATGCAGTCTTTCAGGAGGATTCTCCGGATCGAAACGGCGCCCCATAATGCTTCCGCTTATGGCCTCATCCTTGAGTGACGGGGCTGGAGACAGCAGTACGAGAGCCGAGAGCTTCGGTCCGAGTTCTCCGGCAAGCATCGCGGAAACGACTCCGCCCTGCGAATGACCGGCAAAGGCTATGCTGCCGGCCCATTCCTGGGCGCATACATAGTCATAAACGAAACGGGCGTCATCGATCTCTTTCAGGACTGTCATTTCACTCATTTTCCCGTAACTTCTGCCGTGGCCGTTGAAATCAAAACTTAAAGATGCTATACCTTGCTGAGGAAGGGCTTTCGCCATGCTTTTGAGAGGTTCCAGATTCTTGCTCGCCATCAGTCCATGCATCAGGATGACGACAGGGCACTTCCCGGAAACCTGCGACGGTCTCTGGACCACAACTGATATTTTGCCCGAAGGACTGTCGATAAAAAATCTGCTTTCTCCCATAATCCCATGCAAAGTTACATCATTTTACTTTAAAAACAACACTGCTAAAATACACGAAGCCATTCTGCGCCTGATACGTCGGAATGGCTTCGCACATTACTCTATATTACAATGTCTTAGATGAAGATATACTTGAGCACGAAAAGTGCAGCAAGAACCCACATCGTGATTGAAATCTTCTTTGCCTTTCCGGTAATCGCATTAAGGATTACGTAAGTGATCACGCCAAGGAGAATACCATCGGAGATACTGTAGGCAAGAGGCATGAATATCATGGTTATGAATGCAGGAAGAGCCTCGCGGTAGTCGCCCCACTCGATATCAATCACCGGGGTCATCATCATCATTCCGACAATGATAAGGGCAGGAGCCGTAGCTGCGCTCGGGATAGCCAGGAAGATAGGAGAAAGGAACAAGGCAAGAGCGAAGCAGACTGCGACGCTGAATGCCGTAAGACCTGTACGTCCGCCAGCTGCGACACCTGAGGAGCTTTCCACGTAGGTCGTCGTAGTAGAGGTACCGAGGCATGCTCCTGCGACAGTACCGATAGAGTCAGCAAGGAATACCTTCTCGGCCTCAGGAATATTACCGTCCTTGTCAACCATTCCGGCCTTCTGGGATACTCCGATGACCGTTCCCATGGTATCGAACATATCGATGAAGAGGAAGGTGAACACGATTGCGAGCATGTCCAGAGAGAATACCTGGCTGAAATCGAACTTGCAGAATATCGGATCCAGGCTTGGAGGTGTAGAGACAAAGCCGCCAAGCTTCGTGATTGCGGCGCCTGATGCAGGATCCTTGATGAACAGACCGATGATTGTCGTAGCTATGATACCGATAAGCATTCCGCCGCGGACATTGAGGATAACGAGAGCGCCGGTGATGAATACGCCGATGACGGCGAGAAGAGCCGGGCCTTCGGTTATCTTGCCGAGAACGACGAGAGTTGCGTCAGAGTTGGCGATGATTCCGGCGTTCTGCAGACCGATGAATGCGATGAAAAGACCGATTCCCGCTCCGATTGCCTTCTTGAGGGACAGAGGAATAGCATTGAGCAGCCACGTACGGATTCTGGTCACGGAGAGGATCACGAAGATGATACCCTCGATCAGGACTGCGGTAAGGGCGAACTGCCAGCTGTAACCCATAGTGAGGCAGACCGTATAAACGAAGAAAGCGTTGAGTCCCATACCAGGGGCAAGGGCGAACGGTTTCTTTGCATAGAGGGCCATCACAAGAGTAGCGATGAGAGCAGCGCATGCTGTAGCTGTGAATACGGCGCCGTTTGGCATACCGTCAAGAGCGCCGAAGATGCTTGGATTGACAGCCAGGATATAGGCCATCGTCAGGAAAGTGGTAACACCAGCCAGTATCTCTGTACGGACTGTGTGCTTCTGGCTGTCGAAGCCAAAAGCCTTTTCAAGGAATTTACTCATATAGCATTAATTAAACCTGAATAATCGACGTAACTTCTATACCGTCAGGAAGGACTTTCCTTCCATTCAGTTCTACTAATTCTATAATAAAATTGATGTAGGTCTTGGCTGGATGGAACTTCTCGACGAGTCTGGAAGCGGCGAGCGCGGAGCCTCCCGTAGCGAGAAGGTCATCATGGATCAGTACGACGTCGTCAGGTTCAATGGCATCGGTATGGATTTCAATAGTGTCCTTGCCGTACTCCTTGTCGTATGTCACGCTCAGCGTCTCTGCCGGAAGCTTGCCCTTCTTGCGGGCAAGCACGAAACCGGCGCCGAGCTTGACGGCCAGGGCGGCACCCATGACGAATCCTCTGGATTCGATACCGACTACCTTTGTAATGCCTTTGTCTTTGTAAAGATCGTAAAGAATATCTTCGAGTTCCCTGATGCAGTCAGCGTTCTTATAAAGCGTGGTCACATCCCAGAACAGAATTCCCTTGATCGGGAAATCCGGAATCGTTCTGATATTAGATTTTAGTGATTCTATGCTCATACGGAAAACTTGAGCACGAATATAGCTATTTTTCTTTATAACCTGAATATTTTCACTTAAAAGATTTCCACCATTTCTTCAACAGGAAAAAAACATAACAAATTTGTAACAAAAGTGCTCTGAAGCCATTGTAATACGGAAAAAGATTCCTATCTTCGATTAAGCGAACAATTGAATTTAAAGCATCACTAATCAAAAAGAACATACTATTCACAATTGTATTACTTATTAACTTTCACACCAACCAGTTATGAAAATAACAACCACTTGGGCAGTCGCCATATTGGCGGCCGCAGCCACTTTTGCGGGCTGCACAAAAGAGGCTCCTTCGGGAAAACCATTCATCGTTAAAGTCGCCGACACAAAGGGACAGGCGATCAGCGCCGTGAACTCTTTCAAAATGGTAGGTATCCAGGGAACGGACGCTCCATGGATTTCTGACTACCTGTTCACAAAACAGCAGGACGCCTGGATTTCCACAGACCACTCTGATCTCAGATGGCCGGGAGGCAGCGCGACCCACACTTTCTACGGGGTTAGCGACAATACCGCAGAAGTGCCGGACATCATTGACGGCAAGTTCGAATACACCGTACCGGAATCCTTCGCCAACCAGAAAGACCTTCTTGTATCCAAGAACGAAGACCATCCGGACGGCGAGACCGTATTGCTGAATTTCAAGCATGCGCTGTCCTCAGTCAGGTTCAAAGTCGGATTCGACAAGGCCAGCAGATTCGGAGACAGCGACTACCATATCAAGATCACCAGAATCACTCTTTACCATATAGCCACGAAGGGAACATTCGACTTCGCCGGCTTCGACTCGAACCCATGGACAGTCAATCCTGACGATGCCGAGTACAGAGACATCGTAATCGACCTGAAGGAGCCTGTGGAATTCACACCGACTCCGGTGTCAGGATACACTCTTCTGGACAGCCGCTACATCGACAGCGATGCCATCGGAGAGATCTACGTGATGCCGCAGAAGCCTACTGCATGGGACACGGACGGAACAGAAGGACATCCTCTGAAAGACAGCTATATCGGAGTCACCTGTCAGCTTTATGAATATATGGGAGGCCAGACTTTCTATGATTACTACGGCCTGGATGAGGATTCCGACGAGGATGAATATGACGATGCGAAAGAGCTTTACATCGATGATGGCGGCCAGCTCAGCACTGACAACGACGACTGGCTTAACGACCCTATGATCAGCGTCTGGATTCCGACATCTGACGATTACTCCATGAATGTCTACCTCAAGAGTCATCTGGACTACAGAAACCAGGAGGCGGCAGCAAACGGCACTTCTGACAACGTCGAGGAACTCTTCATCCCGCTGACCATGGCCAATGGATTCGGGTTCAACAAGACCAATACGCTGAACATCGGAATAGACAAGGTCAAGAAGTCAAACGGACGCGACCTCTTCCAGGAAATCCAGATTATCATCCCTATTGAACCATAATAGCTTATGAAGCTATTGATCAAAGTGGCCCTGACGGTCATTTGTCCTGTAATCCTGGCATGTACCAAAAACACTCCCGGATCTATGACAGCCTATCCTGAAGGATACCCTGTCACGTTCGACATATCGATAGAAGGCACTCCCCTTACCCGCGGCTCACGTCTGGATGCTTCCGGCATTGACAAATACGGAGTTTTCGGTATTCTCGGAAAGAAAGTCTTCGCGTCAAACGTAGTCTTCCAACGGAATGCAGATGGTACCTGGAGTCAGGACAAGCCTCTCACGACCCCTGAAGGAAATGTCAACTTCTATGCGGTGAACGCATCCTTTGCAAAGATATCCGCAGGCGGAGTCATGGATAAGCTGACCATGAATTCATCCAGACAGACATTCACCTATACCGTACCGGAAAGTTCCGAAGACCAGTTCGACCTTATGTATTCTTCGTCTATCGGAGTCAATGTGTATGAGAACGGAGGAAGGACCGGACTGAGTTTCAGACCGGCATTATCCGCCCTGAACTTCACAATAATCAACAAGATGGAGGAAGATTGCACAGTAACTGTCGGCGGAATATCGGTATATAACATGATTGATTCAGGCACCTTCACATTCGATGCCACCACCTCGAACACCGGGACCTGGAAAGAAGGGACAACCCGCGGGAAGATGGTACGTATCTTTGACGAGCCTTTCGAGGTATCAAGGACAAAGCAGTATCTCGTAGACAAGGATACTCTTTTTCTCGTGATTCCCCAGCCGAAGACCACCAAATGGAAGACCAAGGACACAAGTCCTGTCTCCACTCTGGAGGCCGACATGGAAGGTCATGTTTACATAAAGCTTCTCTGCAAGATAAAGAATGCCAACGGACATTATGTCCTCGGATCGGATTCCACGTACGGCGATGTTTATTTGCCGGCCAACATATTAAAGACGACTGAAGGAAAGACGGTCACTTACTCCATCACTTTTTCCGGCGGCTATGACAGCGAAGGACAACCGATGTCGTTCGGTTCAGGCTTCGATATAGACGTCGACCCCTGGACCTACGGAAACGACACTCCGGAGGACATGGAATTTTAGAATCATCAACAAAACATCAAGAATAAAATCATGAAAACCATTTATACAAAACCAGAAATTTCTATAGTAGAATTAGACTGCGAGTCCATAATCTGCGGCTCTGACTTCTCATCTGTATTTGACGCTATCGTCAGCGGTCGCGAAGATGAAGAAGATTAGACTTGCCGCATTCCTGGCCCTGTCGATTACTGCATGCACTCCGAAAGACAATGCCACTGCAGAGACAGCCGGGGAAAGATGGTACTTCACTTTTTCCACAGAAGAACTTACAGTCCGGAGCGCTCCGGAGAACTCCCTGACCGGAAGTGTGGGCATATCGGCCTACATTTCCGATACAGAGGACATCTCCGGGCGGCCGGAATATATGTGGAATGAAGAAGTCGTCAGAAGCGGCGCCGGTTGGAACACGCTCAACAGTTTCCAGAAACCGGAAGCCGGCAGACACCTCAGATTCCAGGCATACTACCCTTATGCTCCCCAGACAGGCACGCCGGCGATCAGGCTATCCGATTCATCCGTCTCCGGCCCCATGTCGCTGGAATATGAAGTCCCTTCGGACGTGGCCGGCCAGATCGACCTGATGACCGGAGAATCTCCGGTTCTGAGCACCGACGCAGAGAACAAAGATGTGCCCGTCACCATGTACCACAGGCTGTCCGCGATCCGGTTCGTCACCGGAGACATCGGCCTTGCCGGAACGATCAGGAGCATCTCTCTGATAAATGTCCATAAAAAAGGCGCATACAGGATCGGCGATGAAGGGTGGTCTCTGGACAGCGGGACCGACGGAGTATTTTCCGTCTATCCGGATTATGTAGTAGAAGGAGTCACTCTCGCGGAAGACCCGGATGGCCGGCAGGAAGTCGCCGGAGGCGACAATACCTTTATCATGCTCCCCCAGCCTATCCCGGATGAAGCCCGGCTCCAGATCCGGTATGAGGCCGAGATAGACGGAGTAACGGACATCCACGTCCTGGAGACGAAACTTAAGAGCAAGAACATCCAGGAATGGCAGTGGGGCAAGATCTATACTTACCAGATATCCGTAGTCTCCCTGGCCCTCGAATACGAGACATTCGTGCATGACTGGGAGCCGGGAGTACAGGCCGATGTCGATATCATCATTTAACCGGACGATGTCATGAAAAGAATCATTAACATGATGGCCGCAGGGATGGTCATATCTCTGGCGGCATGTTCGGCCTCGCACGAGGCGGACAACCTTCTTGCAAGCCCGGAACCGGTAGTGATATGCGCCTCCGCGCCCCCTGGGACCTGGATGGAGGATGACAAAGTAGCGGTACGGATGGACGGAGAGGTAAAGATGTACCAAGTCTGCCTCGGAGACGGAATCAGGCTCAAAGCCGCTCCTTCCGGGAGCCCGTTCATGTGGAGGGCCTCGAATGAGACCAGACGCGTCTCTGGATGGGCCCGAGGCGACGGCGTAGCCATGGAGACGATCCCTTCTGAATGGACAGTCGCAGCCGACCAGAACTCTGGCGACGGCGCCGGAATGAGGCAGAGCGACTTTCTCTATGCCTCCCCTGTCAGACTGACCTATACCGACCGTTTCCATGCAAGGATCAACTTCTACCACCAGACTTCCAAAATCATGGTCAGAGTCAAGAATGAAGGTGCCCTCAAGGACAATGCTGCAGCTCTGGAGAGCCTGACAATCGGCGACGAGAACTATCCTGTCGCGATGCGCGCATCGTTCGAAGAGGATCCAGACTCTGATTTCGGAGTCTGGACTCTCTCCCGCAGCAGCGGAGACAAGGGATATATAATTCCATACGAGACTGTCCCGGAGACGGGCCCATACCTGAAATGCTACGAGGCCCTGGTGCTTCCTGACAATTTCGACAAGAAGCCCCTTCTGGCCATCACCCTTCTGGGGCATACTTACTATTATATCCCGAAGGACAGGATGGGTCGGCTGACTCCCGGCCATATATCCGTCTATGACATCAGCGTCAGCGCCGACACCACCAAACTGGAAGTCACTCCGATGGTGGGAGACAACCTGGTATGGACATGGGACGGCGATGGCATCGTGGACCTGGATGACATAAAGGACGCCGAGTTCTCGATCCTGGGATGGCTCTGGGATCTTAGTTCCAGTACGGAAGTTACTTCCGGAGTGATTCCGCTCGCCTTCGTCGCAGGCGGATGGAATAAAGAAGGCGAAGGCGACGTCATCATGGAGGAAGGCAATCCCGATACGGGAGCTGAAGCGGGAGGCTGGAAGAAAGATGGGGACGATCAGGATGCCGGCCATGAGGACCAGCCGGAGGAGATTTCAGGAGATAGTTCAGGCTGGACCAAGGAGGGAGAGAGCGAGGAGATTACGAGTACTACAGAGTAAAATATTAAATCAATGGACAAAACAATTCTAAGATATATGTACTGGGCAATCATTGCCCTGGTTACTGTAAGCTGCGCCCGTGAAGAGATAGACGCAGTCAAGGGAAATGACTCCGACGGACGCAGGGAGCCTGCAGTCAAAGTCATAGACAGCGGCTATCAGAGCCTTCCCGTCATCACACGTGCAGCAGAAAGCAACGGAGAGGAGACCGACGGAGACAATACTATAATGAGGACACGTTTCCTCGCAGGAGACAAGATCGGAGTTTTCTCGATCTCTTCAGGCGGAGCGACTCATTACCAGAATCTTGAGCTTGCCTACGACGGCGCCCAGTGGAAGAATCCGGCCGGGGAGACTTTCTATTTCTTCTCGGGAATGAAGTATTTCGCATACTATCCTTATAACTCCGAATTCGACTTCGACAAAGTGGACTGGTCCAAGAATACCGCTGCCGGTTTCTTCGCCGGATATGTCAACGACTGGATGCCGCAGGAAGACCAGTCGACAACGCAGAAGTATATCGCCAGCGACCTTATGGTCGGTGACGGGGCTTTGGATGGAGATACTTTCACATTCAGTCTCGGCCATACGATGGGACTTATTTTCATTTCCACGGCCGAAGAGATAAAGGGAACGGTCTATCTGTTTCCCAAGCTTACCGAGGCAGATGCGATGGAATCTCTTTCCCCGGACAGCAAGCTCTACTCTTTCGAGCAGAAGGTCTATAAGCCTAGCCGCAAACAGGGTTATTACCGCTATCTCGTAAAACCGGGACAGGCCAAGTTCATTTCCGGAATGAACCCGGAAGAGAAGGTGTTCAGCTTTACCTGCGATAACGTAAGCGCCGGCAAATACAAGAAGTTCGTGATCGATGGAGGGTTCGACCCTTCGAAATCCGAGGTCGAGGACTTCACCGTGCGGATCGGCGATGTACTGTTCAACGATATGCATATCGAGCATAGTCATGAGGACGGCACCACTGTATCCGGCAGCAAGGCCGGGATAATAGCCTATCTTGCGGAGCTGAATGACGAATATACGGAAGGATATACCCATGGTCTGGTGCTTGCCGGAGAAATGGAATATTATAAAGGCAGCTCAGCAAGCCGTTCATGGTCCTACGACCAATACAAGGATGACATGGCGGACCACCCGTCTCTTGTCAACTGTACTACTCTCAAACAGGCAATGGAAGATAAATCCGGGCTCTCAAACTCTCTGGCCGTAGGTTCAACTGAAGGTCTTGGAGATCTGGCGAAGAATCACGGCACCACCCTGCCGATTTACCAGAAGGCATCCATGTGGTTCACCTTGAGCGCCGGCCAGTGGATCAAAATCATCCAGGCCTGGGGCGGAACTTTAAGGAGCGTCCCGGAACAGACAGGAACATTCTACTTCAATTACAGCAGTAATATCCAGCCTGGGAATACGAGCTTTTCCAATGATTTCAAGTATCTGTGGACTCCTTTTTATATTACGACCAACAGCAACGATTCTTCGAACCCTACTGCCAACAGGTATAGTGCCATAAGCAGCACGGAATCGAATGACAAGGGATCGGCAATATGGATGTTCAAACTCGCCGGCAGTACTACTCCATACGCTTCCTCAACTTCAAAATCGAGTTCGCAAGGCCGTATATGGAGAGGCTTCGCCTTCTGACCGGCACCAGTCTATTTCCAGAGAATGGATTTCTGTCTTCCTGCAAGCAGTCCGAGAGCGGTAGCGCATATTCCTACGCCGAGGAATACCGGAGTCTTGTAATTTTCCAGAGCGGCTGCGATCTTATCGATCCAGCCGCTATTTACTGCGTTGATATCGACCGGATGAAGCAATATGAATGCAGCAGCCGCAGCTCCGAGGACAAATCCGGCGAAAAGCGATCCGACAAGCAGTTTCCTGCCAAGACGGTTCTGGGTCTCGACTTCCTTCTTTATGCCCTCGACGGCTTCTAGTCTGCTGTTGAGCCCGACAAGGAAACCGGAGTCGTCCTTTACCTGCGGTTTATTCGATCTGAGGAAATCCTCTAAATTATTATCTTTCATAATGTAATATAATCTTTAAGATGTCGGCGGGCCATTGTCAGGGTATATCTGACAGTTCCCGATGCCATATGGAGAATCCTGGTAATTTCCTTTACAGGAAGATCCTCGAAATAAAACAGAGCGATGCAAGCTCTCTCTTTCTCCGGGAGCTTCTCCAGAGCCATATAAAGCTGCTGATAGCGGAATGAGGCGTCAGAGGAAGCCGAGGAAGGGATATTCCCTACCGCCGGAGCGTCCAGATTGACTTTTTCCGGAGCCTTGCGCCTGCATTTGTCAATAAAGC
This window harbors:
- a CDS encoding lipid A biosynthesis acyltransferase, coding for MAETGHKAWQGKTDGTPWMQRSLIALFRVFPLWLLYGLMGLVIPFYMMFAPGFGASYRFFRKRIGKGPVSSFLHVYKNEFELGMVVLDRFAAYGGKNFKVEVEGRDIFDGLCAKESGFIMLTAHVGNFEMVGYTLSSGKTVNALVFGGETDTIKSNRSKVFGRTNVKVLPISGDMSHIFLMNDALSRGEIVSISGDRSTDSGRTISCPFMGENARFPLGPFKLAAVREIPVIAAYSLKTGMSRYKVYVEALPEYTGKENKIQFLADSYAASLEKIARKYPDQWYNFYDFWK
- a CDS encoding acyl carrier protein; translated protein: MTIQEIQETVTGFLTEELEIDGSKISGDARLKEDLGIDSLEIVDVVVYVDQAFGFKMRPEDFREIKTFDDFCKHIETKIG
- a CDS encoding O-methyltransferase; the encoded protein is MNLFPNVEEAYTKEHLSARYAQRLAEYIAFGPIVFQASRMMLEFGILDMLRDNGLTISEVAEKAGISEYAAKVLLEASLSIGTVLVDKETDRFSLSKTGWFLLNDPATRVNMDFNHYVNYEGFYRLEESLRNGKPEGLKHFGDWPTLYEGLSSLPERVRESWLAFDHFYSDHSFDSALEIVFGFKPRNIIDVGGNTGRWATECVKYDPDVNVTIIDLPQQLGLMREATKDVTGADRIHGVPMNMLDQSAAFPEGLDADVIWMSQFLDCFSEDQIFSILSRAAKIMTDKTRLCIMETFWDRQRFEPASFCLTMTSLYFTAMANGNSKMYHSDDMISIINKAGLEIETIHDGLGQGHSILVCKLIR
- a CDS encoding putative MFS transporter, AGZA family, xanthine/uracil permease codes for the protein MSKFLEKAFGFDSQKHTVRTEILAGVTTFLTMAYILAVNPSIFGALDGMPNGAVFTATACAALIATLVMALYAKKPFALAPGMGLNAFFVYTVCLTMGYSWQFALTAVLIEGIIFVILSVTRIRTWLLNAIPLSLKKAIGAGIGLFIAFIGLQNAGIIANSDATLVVLGKITEGPALLAVIGVFITGALVILNVRGGMLIGIIATTIIGLFIKDPASGAAITKLGGFVSTPPSLDPIFCKFDFSQVFSLDMLAIVFTFLFIDMFDTMGTVIGVSQKAGMVDKDGNIPEAEKVFLADSIGTVAGACLGTSTTTTYVESSSGVAAGGRTGLTAFSVAVCFALALFLSPIFLAIPSAATAPALIIVGMMMMTPVIDIEWGDYREALPAFITMIFMPLAYSISDGILLGVITYVILNAITGKAKKISITMWVLAALFVLKYIFI
- a CDS encoding adenine phosphoribosyltransferase, producing MSIESLKSNIRTIPDFPIKGILFWDVTTLYKNADCIRELEDILYDLYKDKGITKVVGIESRGFVMGAALAVKLGAGFVLARKKGKLPAETLSVTYDKEYGKDTIEIHTDAIEPDDVVLIHDDLLATGGSALAASRLVEKFHPAKTYINFIIELVELNGRKVLPDGIEVTSIIQV
- a CDS encoding Fimbrillin-like, with protein sequence MKITTTWAVAILAAAATFAGCTKEAPSGKPFIVKVADTKGQAISAVNSFKMVGIQGTDAPWISDYLFTKQQDAWISTDHSDLRWPGGSATHTFYGVSDNTAEVPDIIDGKFEYTVPESFANQKDLLVSKNEDHPDGETVLLNFKHALSSVRFKVGFDKASRFGDSDYHIKITRITLYHIATKGTFDFAGFDSNPWTVNPDDAEYRDIVIDLKEPVEFTPTPVSGYTLLDSRYIDSDAIGEIYVMPQKPTAWDTDGTEGHPLKDSYIGVTCQLYEYMGGQTFYDYYGLDEDSDEDEYDDAKELYIDDGGQLSTDNDDWLNDPMISVWIPTSDDYSMNVYLKSHLDYRNQEAAANGTSDNVEELFIPLTMANGFGFNKTNTLNIGIDKVKKSNGRDLFQEIQIIIPIEP
- a CDS encoding Fimbrillin-like — encoded protein: MTAYPEGYPVTFDISIEGTPLTRGSRLDASGIDKYGVFGILGKKVFASNVVFQRNADGTWSQDKPLTTPEGNVNFYAVNASFAKISAGGVMDKLTMNSSRQTFTYTVPESSEDQFDLMYSSSIGVNVYENGGRTGLSFRPALSALNFTIINKMEEDCTVTVGGISVYNMIDSGTFTFDATTSNTGTWKEGTTRGKMVRIFDEPFEVSRTKQYLVDKDTLFLVIPQPKTTKWKTKDTSPVSTLEADMEGHVYIKLLCKIKNANGHYVLGSDSTYGDVYLPANILKTTEGKTVTYSITFSGGYDSEGQPMSFGSGFDIDVDPWTYGNDTPEDMEF
- a CDS encoding Fimbrillin-like; protein product: MKKIRLAAFLALSITACTPKDNATAETAGERWYFTFSTEELTVRSAPENSLTGSVGISAYISDTEDISGRPEYMWNEEVVRSGAGWNTLNSFQKPEAGRHLRFQAYYPYAPQTGTPAIRLSDSSVSGPMSLEYEVPSDVAGQIDLMTGESPVLSTDAENKDVPVTMYHRLSAIRFVTGDIGLAGTIRSISLINVHKKGAYRIGDEGWSLDSGTDGVFSVYPDYVVEGVTLAEDPDGRQEVAGGDNTFIMLPQPIPDEARLQIRYEAEIDGVTDIHVLETKLKSKNIQEWQWGKIYTYQISVVSLALEYETFVHDWEPGVQADVDIII
- a CDS encoding RNA polymerase sigma-70 factor, ECF subfamily, producing MTREEFIGLVREEQVSLRRFLLALCGGDSDMADDLAQEALIRAYVASDSFRGLSKFSTWLYRIAYNCFIDKCRRKAPEKVNLDAPAVGNIPSSASSDASFRYQQLYMALEKLPEKERACIALFYFEDLPVKEITRILHMASGTVRYTLTMARRHLKDYITL